The Bacillus spongiae genomic interval TATATTTCATAAATAACAATGCTAATTAAGTAAGGTGATAATAATGCTACACAATAAGGTAGAAGAGGTTAAGAGTAGGGAAGATTTAATTAAATTTCTTCTTCACTTGAGAAAGGATTTACAAACAAAGGGTAATGCTTGGGAGAACATTACCCTTAAAGATTATTTAGAGGCTATGGAAGCGTGGGTGGAAGATATGGACGGATACTATTTAAATACAAATCAGCCAATCCCTAAACAACCATCTTGGAAGACAATCGCTGACATCCTTTATGCTGCAACTATGTATGAATGATCTTTGACCAAAGGGCTAATGGATGCAAGAGTTGAAATCAAAAAAATGACTAGATTTACTGATATTCAAGAGTTTGGCAGAATGAGTGAAAAAGGGTTGCGCTCAATATCTTTAGAATTGTGCCATTAATTAAGATGATAAACCTGATGGGGGATTGTTGGTGGAGAGGAAGTTATAAAGTGGGCAGATAAGATCATCGAACTAATGGAAAACCCTCCTTATGAAATTATTGAAGTGTCATTATCTTCAAAAAAATCAGAAGATATTGTTTTCATATTAATGGATGTGAGGGGGGATGTTGTAAATTAAAATGGAAGAAATGAATACAAATGAAGGCGTGTCAGCTGCTTGGTGCTCTTTTGAAAATCCGTACGGAAACAGGATTGGTTTATATCAAAAACTTTAATTTGATGTCTATCTAGCCCATTTATTTGTAATTTTAGGGGGATGAATATGTTTGTAAAGATATATCAATACCACATTCAAAAAGAAAAAGAAGAAGAGTATTTAAGTATTCAAGAAAAAGCTGGAGAAATTTATGCAAAGCATATAGATCTTCATACTCTTTATTTTAAGAGCAAAGAAAATGACACAAAATGGTTAGAGATTAATTGTTATAAAGATCAAGATACTTATAATAAAAGTATTGAACTTATAAATAAACAGATAGAAATTCAAAAGTTATTCAAGTCTTTTCAATCTGTTCTAGTTTCTGAAAAAAGTGAGATTCTTGAAGAAGATTTTATAAAAATAAAAGAAAAATGTACGTTTAAATAATTTGGTTCTTCATTGATAAGGCACTTTTCATTTTGTAGAAGAATATGAAGGGTGGAAGGCCGAAACTGTTGAACGAATAGACAGGATGTTTCAATTAAATCAGTATTCTTCAATAAAGTTGTCTCGAATTAAAAGGCTATCGGACGCTAATCTAATTTAGATTAGTGGTACTTTTTATTTTAGGGCCATTATCTTGAAGATTTGAA includes:
- a CDS encoding DUF7660 family protein yields the protein MLHNKVEEVKSREDLIKFLLHLRKDLQTKGNAWENITLKDYLEAMEAWVEDMDGYYLNTNQPIPKQPSWKTIADILYAATMYE